AGCAATATCGTAAACCATATCCGCATCAAGGGGTTCATCAGGATAGGATGCCACACCATAACAATCAATCAAGGTATCGTCTTGATCTATGATACCAACTGTCATTCCGGGAACGAGCTTTTCATCAACAGTTTGATGTGCGAATTCTAGAAACGATTTCATAAGAGTTCTGAAACGATATCTTGGGGTTGATTGAAAACATAAGTTGGCTCGTCAATCCCCTCAAGTTCAATGTTTCCCCATCCTGCTAGGCCGAAGTCACACCCTGCCGCATTGGCTGCTTCATAATCAAAAATAGAATCTCCGATATAGATACAGCGATCCGGTGTAACGCCGAGTTTTTCCATGCAAAGTAGCAATGGATCAGGGTCAGGCTTGTGTTTTGTTGTATCATCTGACAATACCTCTGCATCAATGTGATTGTGTAAATCTTTGGACACAAAATCAATATGGTATTGATCGCGCATTTTTGCGGAGACAATACCTTGTTTGTAGGTATGGTGCAATAAGGCGAGCACTTCATCAAAGTTTTCATAGATTGTTGCGCCACCTTCGTATTCATTGACATACTTAACCCAGCGCTTGTACACGACTTCGTGATCTTCAACGCCATAATCTTTTAGAATTTTTAACCCAGGAGTAGACATTAGTAAAACAAGTTCATCAAAAGCATAATCAATTCCTAATTCCTCTTTGAGGATACGCATCAAGGGATAGACATTCATATCAAATGTATTGAGAATTGTTCCGTCAATGTCATAAATAATTGCATCGTATTTCATAAACAACCTGCTTTCTCTCTGTACTTACCATTATAGCAAATAAAAAGAAAGGATATTATCCTTTCTTCACCCAGGTGAGTCCCTCTTGCATCA
The window above is part of the Erysipelothrix sp. HDW6C genome. Proteins encoded here:
- a CDS encoding HAD family hydrolase, encoding MKYDAIIYDIDGTILNTFDMNVYPLMRILKEELGIDYAFDELVLLMSTPGLKILKDYGVEDHEVVYKRWVKYVNEYEGGATIYENFDEVLALLHHTYKQGIVSAKMRDQYHIDFVSKDLHNHIDAEVLSDDTTKHKPDPDPLLLCMEKLGVTPDRCIYIGDSIFDYEAANAAGCDFGLAGWGNIELEGIDEPTYVFNQPQDIVSELL